Part of the Lolium rigidum isolate FL_2022 chromosome 6, APGP_CSIRO_Lrig_0.1, whole genome shotgun sequence genome, AGCAGCAAAGGATAAGAGAGAATGAGTAGCTTGTCTATTTGCACGGCAGTGGGGGCATGGGCAGTGCACCTCGAGTGAGCCGAGAGAGTTGAGTCGCTGCTGGCTGCTGCTCACGTGCTAGCAATTAATATATGTTCTATATTGTACTTATTTCCGAGAGCTTCTGTTATGCAGAAAGACGCCCTTCTTTCAAAAACCTTTTGCAAGAATGGGCTCATAAGAACAATAAGCAGCTGCCAGTTTACCATCCTGAATTGGAAGGTCAGGTGCATCAACCTCAGTTCAGGAGCACCGTGGAGGTTGGTGGCGAGCGGTTTCGATCACAACATAGTCATAGTCGCCGCAGGGATGCAGAGCAGGATGCTGCCCTAGTGGCATATGTGGAGTTGGCGGTAAAGATAATAGGTGTTGATgctgctgctgatgatgatgatgataatgatttgCTTGGGCTGATTGACCAGGTATTCGCCTTCGTTTAAGTTATCACTTTAATGATCATGCCTAAAATGTACTAATTGATTTATTTGTTTTTGAAGGAGAAAGAATCGATTTCTGCTAACATattagttcttttttttttctattcagGATGTGATATTCTGCAAGTCAATTCTCAGTGATTTCGCTGCTAAGACAAAAGCCACTCCGCCCACTTACTCTCTGGATTGTGTAGAAGGATTGGAACACATGCCATCGTTCATTTCATCTGTGTCATTCGCTGGGAACATTTATACTGGTGAAGCTgcaagaaagaagaaggaggcggagcAGAGGGCAGCTCGTTCTGCGGTCATATCTATTTTAGGTAACTTTTGTTTTGTTGTTTGGGATTAAAATGAGAGCTCCAAAACCTTTTTAACTTCTTGTATGGAGAATTCTTAGTGGAATTTTAGGAGTGTGATTAATGATTTACTATGCTATTGCAGCTACAAAGAACCCTTGTATGCAACAAATTCTGAGATCAaagaaacaacaaatcattgccaTCACATCTGCTGGgatcaacaaagaaatagttctAAGCCAGGAAAACTGCAATGCTGCCATAATTTCTGTCCCTCCTATAACATTTGTGCATGCTGTTGGAGCTGTGGGTGCAACTGTTGATCACGTAGTGAACAACATTTCAGCAGCTGGTCCATCTGGCCAAGCTGTATCTGGGCTCAAACAAGCGTAAGAAGCACATAACTGCAGAACTGGATGTCAACCATCGTAACGTGAGGTAATTTTCTTTTTCAGTTTATACAATGTACAAAATAGCATTGAATTTTCTGTAAACACCTATTATTGTAGAAGGTCAGTTTTTCCCTAAAATCTAGTGACTTAAGAGTAAGTCTCTTCCGAGAAATACCCTATTTTTAGGGGAGGGTTCATGCAATCTCAAGGAGTGACCTATCTATTCACATAGCTCCCATAATGTTTCAAATTGATCACATTTTATGACAAATGTGATCCATTCATGCCACCTTTCTCAACAACACTACTCACTATCACAAGTGGATTGTATTGAGGTTCAGAAAGCTAATATCTATGGATGGAAATTGGAGCTTTTTATGTATAGTCTTAATAGTAATGTTGCCAATCTGGTTGTCTGCTCTCGCATTGTATCTTCTTGATAATTTTTGTATGCATCAGTGTCTTGTATCTCTCATATATGGAAATAGTTTTTTTTATCCTTGAAGTTGATGGATAGGAATGAAattttgttgtatgtcttgaccaTCCACATACTTGCTATTCTCAAGATTTATGAAATTGACAATTAGGTTGCATGATTGATGCTGTAAAAAGTTTGCTTTATACCAATTGCGCTTCAAAAAAAATCTTTTTTTGGATAGCTTCCTTAATTTTCATCCTTGCTGCATCAAACCATGGATGTCAGCTGTTAAAAGAGCTTTAAGAGGGTCAGAAAGTAAATGGAGTACCCAATTAGCCAGTCATCATGTAACCCTTTAGAGCACGGACGATGCATGTCTTCTGCAGGTGAATGCACAAAATAGATACCATGTTAGTAGAATTATTTTTCCCCATTTAGTTGAAGTGCTCATTTACATTGTCCCAGACCAGCTGAAATGTTATTGAATTGTACATGGCCCCCTTTGGCAAAAATCTAGTACAATTGAATAGAGTAATTATTTGTTATTCTAGCAGTCTTCATATCCTTTTTTTGGGCATTTTTGCTGTTTGACAGTGTTACACTGAACTAACTGAGCCTTTTACTTGATGGTCAGGTCGGCATAAGGTATCGTCATATCTGGTGATGAAAGTGAAGGGATTGCTGACTATATGGTGCCGTCTAATGATATGCTTGTTGGAATGGCATTGGTTTAGCCATCATACCGTCCTTAGATTTCCGCAGTTAGCTTTGGTCGGTCTCAGGAACTCAGGTTTGttgtatggttcactctttgtcgGGAACTCATGATTTCTGTGATGTAACTGGTACTTTGTTGTATGTCTTCAACTCGTGTCTGTGTCAGATCTCTTAATTGGTAGAATTTTGCTCTGTCCAAACGCTAATTGGTAGACTCCTGATGCCAACTGCCAAGCATCATGCGGGTACTGATGCTTTATCTTATCATGTTCTCCGTAGAAGTTGGTTTCCTATGCTTCATCATAATCTCCTGAAAGTAGTATCTGCATCTTCCTCATTTGATCGAGAATCATCCGAGAAACAAATCCTGGAACTCATGTGAGTTGTTACCATGGTAACCTGTCATGGAGCTAGCAGCCACTTGGATAATTGGATTGATCAGTTTCACATATTTTCTTTCCTCAAATTTTGGAGCACGGTGTGCGGGTTTCTCCGCGGCCACGCATGGCAGAGAAATAGGCGGCAGAAATAGTTACTCGTTGTCGGCTCGTCACTAGCGCGCAGATGACTGCTTCCTCTCGTTGCTGCTCCAAGGGGCTGGCCCTCTTCACCGTCATCAGAACGTGAGGAGACGAGGAAGGCACACTGACGGGCAGGCCGAAAGACCGGCACTCCTCCAGGCCATCCGGTCGACCGAAAGTGTCGAGCAGCAATAAGCTTCTCTCCTAGTCCCAACCGTCTCTTGCTGAACCTTTTTTCCAAAGTTTGTGGGAAGGAGGGAGAGTATGCGTTCGTTAAGATGAAGTTGAGGAGAATAAGGACGCTCCCTCTGTATTCTTGTGATTTAACTAAACGCCAATGCTCAAGTACATAAAATGAGAATGGCACCGGTCAAGTTAGAGCCAGCTTTGTCGAAATTGTTATGAACAGTTAGCACTTAGGTCTagacttagggcatgtacaatggtctaGACAGGTGGTGTTTATAATAGCACTCCATATCATATATGGACAGTAGTATAGA contains:
- the LOC124659855 gene encoding double-stranded RNA-binding protein 4-like translates to MAATNASAVPNAAPAAALPAPPHPATERRPSFKNLLQEWAHKNNKQLPVYHPELEGQVHQPQFRSTVEVGGERFRSQHSHSRRRDAEQDAALVAYVELAVKIIGVDAAADDDDDNDLLGLIDQDVIFCKSILSDFAAKTKATPPTYSLDCVEGLEHMPSFISSVSFAGNIYTGEAARKKKEAEQRAARSAVISILATKNPCMQQILRSKKQQIIAITSAGINKEIVLSQENCNAAIISVPPITFVHAVGAVGATVDHVVNNISAAGPSGQAVSGLKQA